The sequence below is a genomic window from Leuconostoc lactis.
AAAAAATCGAACGTGGTTTAAAACAGACTGCTGGTGTAAAAAAAGATTCTGTAAAAGTACTTTTCAATGCGAGTAAGGTAAAAGTGGATTTTGATGAAAATCAGGTCAATTTGAATACAATTGAAAAAGCAATTGAAGACTTAGGATACCCAGTAATTAGTTCAAAAGTAAAGGAAGGTGCATAAAATGACAACGGTAAATGAAAGGCAAGAAA
It includes:
- a CDS encoding heavy-metal-associated domain-containing protein encodes the protein MTKATLKLETLTCPSCLQKIERGLKQTAGVKKDSVKVLFNASKVKVDFDENQVNLNTIEKAIEDLGYPVISSKVKEGA